In one window of Bradyrhizobium sp. AZCC 1721 DNA:
- a CDS encoding PPC domain-containing DNA-binding protein has product MKSKRIGADDKAQVHVVILDTGEEAFAALTRFAAESGVFAASLTAIGAFERATVGWFDVAAKNYRKIAVDEQCEVLSAIGDVAAGDDGKPSLHVHVVLGLADGSTRGGHLLAATVRPTLEVILTEAPAALRRKKKPDLGIALIDLAAGDG; this is encoded by the coding sequence ATGAAGAGCAAGCGTATCGGCGCCGACGACAAGGCGCAGGTTCACGTCGTCATTCTGGACACCGGCGAGGAGGCGTTTGCCGCGCTCACCCGGTTCGCAGCCGAATCCGGGGTCTTCGCGGCCTCGCTGACCGCGATCGGCGCCTTCGAACGGGCGACGGTCGGCTGGTTCGACGTCGCCGCAAAGAACTACCGGAAGATCGCGGTCGACGAACAGTGCGAAGTCCTCAGCGCGATCGGCGATGTTGCCGCCGGCGACGACGGCAAGCCCAGCCTGCACGTTCACGTCGTACTCGGCCTTGCCGATGGCTCGACGCGCGGCGGCCATCTGCTGGCAGCAACCGTCAGGCCGACGCTCGAAGTGATCTTGACCGAAGCGCCGGCAGCGCTTCGACGCAAGAAGAAGCCCGACCTCGGAATTGCCCTCATCGATCTTGCGGCGGGGGACGGGTAG
- a CDS encoding YciE/YciF ferroxidase family protein: MPDKDLNELFLDTLKDIYYAEKQILRALPKMAKAATSDNLRAAFEKHHEETEAHVERLEEIFELLGKPARGKKCEAIEGIIDEGKDIMEQYADTPALDAGLLAAAQSVEHYEISRYGTLKAWAQKLNNPQAVKLIDQTLAEEKKTDETLTKIAETEVNYEAAA, translated from the coding sequence ATGCCTGACAAGGACCTAAATGAATTGTTCCTGGATACGCTGAAGGACATATACTACGCCGAGAAGCAGATCCTGAGGGCGCTGCCGAAAATGGCGAAGGCTGCCACCTCGGACAATCTGCGGGCCGCCTTCGAAAAGCACCACGAAGAGACCGAAGCGCATGTCGAAAGGCTGGAAGAGATATTCGAGCTTCTCGGCAAGCCGGCGCGCGGCAAGAAGTGCGAAGCGATCGAGGGCATCATCGACGAAGGCAAAGACATCATGGAGCAGTATGCCGACACGCCCGCGCTCGATGCCGGTCTGTTGGCCGCCGCCCAATCGGTCGAGCATTACGAGATTTCTCGTTACGGCACCCTGAAAGCCTGGGCACAAAAGCTCAACAATCCGCAAGCCGTGAAGCTGATCGATCAGACGCTCGCCGAAGAGAAAAAGACAGACGAAACCCTGACCAAGATCGCGGAGACCGAGGTCAATTACGAGGCCGCGGCATAG
- a CDS encoding isocitrate lyase/PEP mutase family protein, with translation MSFRKRREALRSILGSFTCIRPGSVYDATSIRIAEDLGFELGMFGGSVASLAVLGDPDIALITLTELAEQMRRMSRASTLPVLVDADHGYGNALNVRRTVHELEAAGAAGLTIEDTLLPQAFGQAGTQLIPLEEGVGKMKAALDGRSDSSLVIIGRTGAVSVTGLDDAIARAKAYEATGVDALFFTGIKSRGELEAISAATRLPIVLGGAPEEMTALDYLAGQRVRIALQGHAPFAAATQAVYQTLKALREGTSPKNLNGLASAELTSRAMRDAEVKSRAGAFLGLKNK, from the coding sequence ATGTCTTTCCGCAAACGCCGCGAAGCTCTGCGTTCCATCCTCGGCAGCTTCACCTGCATCCGCCCGGGATCGGTCTATGATGCGACCTCGATCCGCATTGCCGAAGACCTCGGCTTCGAGCTCGGCATGTTCGGCGGGTCGGTGGCCTCGCTTGCCGTTCTCGGCGATCCCGATATTGCGCTGATCACACTGACGGAGTTGGCCGAGCAGATGCGCCGGATGTCGCGTGCTTCGACACTGCCGGTATTGGTCGACGCCGACCACGGCTACGGCAATGCGCTCAATGTTCGCCGTACCGTGCATGAACTCGAGGCTGCCGGCGCCGCTGGCCTCACGATTGAGGATACGCTCTTGCCGCAGGCGTTCGGGCAGGCCGGAACGCAATTGATTCCGCTGGAGGAGGGCGTCGGCAAGATGAAGGCCGCGCTCGACGGCCGCAGCGATTCCTCGCTGGTCATCATCGGCCGCACCGGCGCCGTGTCCGTCACCGGCCTCGACGACGCGATCGCGCGGGCGAAAGCGTATGAGGCCACCGGCGTCGATGCGCTGTTCTTCACCGGCATCAAGAGCCGGGGCGAGCTGGAAGCGATTTCCGCCGCGACGAGATTGCCGATCGTGCTCGGTGGTGCGCCCGAGGAGATGACGGCGCTGGATTATCTCGCCGGTCAGCGCGTGCGGATCGCGCTGCAGGGCCACGCGCCATTCGCCGCCGCAACGCAGGCCGTCTACCAGACGCTGAAGGCGTTGCGTGAGGGAACCTCGCCGAAAAATTTGAACGGCCTTGCGTCTGCCGAGTTGACCAGCCGGGCCATGCGCGATGCCGAAGTAAAGTCGCGCGCCGGCGCATTTCTCGGGTTGAAGAACAAATGA
- a CDS encoding PAS domain S-box protein yields MTPSDTTNLLPEAAAAERLRQYLQEIASERDRAHRALQEREAELARIQRIAGVGGLEIDFRDGVKNRRSPEYLLVHGLPPEAANETYEEWVSRIHPEDRERTVQHLFGVLKSQSEDYSAEYRIVRPNDGAVRWIRVVGKIEREADGRALRLVGADCDVTDQMLAQATLRESEERFRLIANSAPVPIWVTKLDRTRSFANQAYVDFLGLPFEEAIVFDWRKRLHPDDAARVVQESVAGEASLKPFVLEARYQRADGEWRWLRSESQPRWDPTGKHIGFIGVAHDVTSAKQAEHDLRRLNEILEMRITERTAQLESSEAQMRAIFETSHQYQALLNQHGEVLYANRTALAGIHADAGAVVGQPFWETPWFATTPGMRDAVRDAFITVMQGEEVKIEMLLHLPIGDRYFDFAMRPLHDRRGTVIGAVPEAIDVTERRQGEEALRQSQKMEAVGQLTGGVAHDFNNLLTIIRSATDFLRRRELPEERRRRYIDAIAETVERASKLTGQLLAFARRQPLKPQVFNVGTQVESVAQLIRPLVGARIRIDVEIADLNCFAIADVAQFETALMNLAVNSRDAMDSEGRLTIQVRKVDAIPPLRTQPARRGDFVAITVTDTGCGIAPALLETIFEPFFTTKEVGKGTGLGLSQAFGFAKQSDGDIAVASEPGQGATFTIYLPQAAVPADTSEAAATASEPAARGRGYRVLVVEDNDDVGQFSTELLEDLGYTVRRVASADAALAILAEDEFSADLVFSDVIMPGMNGVELAGIVRERYPGLPVVLTSGYSNVLAESAHRGFELIQKPYSVELLSRILRKAISEARR; encoded by the coding sequence ATGACACCTTCCGACACCACGAACCTCCTGCCTGAAGCGGCCGCCGCCGAGCGCTTGCGGCAATATCTGCAGGAAATCGCAAGCGAGCGCGACAGAGCCCATCGTGCTTTGCAGGAGCGCGAAGCGGAGCTGGCGCGGATCCAGCGCATCGCCGGCGTCGGTGGTCTCGAAATCGATTTCCGTGACGGCGTCAAGAACCGCCGCTCCCCCGAATATCTTCTCGTTCACGGGCTGCCGCCCGAGGCGGCCAACGAGACCTATGAGGAATGGGTCAGTCGAATCCATCCCGAGGATCGCGAGCGAACGGTCCAGCACCTGTTCGGCGTATTGAAGAGCCAGAGCGAGGACTATTCGGCCGAATACCGCATCGTGCGGCCGAACGACGGCGCGGTCCGCTGGATCCGCGTCGTCGGCAAGATAGAGCGCGAGGCCGACGGCCGCGCGCTGCGCCTCGTCGGCGCCGATTGCGACGTCACCGATCAGATGCTGGCGCAGGCAACCTTGCGCGAAAGCGAGGAGCGCTTCCGCCTGATCGCCAACAGCGCGCCGGTCCCGATCTGGGTCACCAAGCTCGACCGCACGCGTTCCTTCGCCAACCAGGCCTATGTCGATTTCCTTGGACTGCCGTTCGAGGAAGCCATCGTGTTCGACTGGCGCAAAAGGCTGCATCCGGACGACGCGGCGCGCGTCGTCCAGGAATCCGTCGCAGGCGAAGCATCGCTCAAGCCGTTCGTGCTGGAGGCCCGCTATCAGCGCGCCGACGGCGAATGGCGGTGGCTGCGCTCGGAATCCCAGCCGCGCTGGGATCCGACCGGCAAGCACATCGGCTTCATCGGCGTTGCCCACGACGTCACCTCGGCCAAGCAGGCCGAGCACGATCTGCGCCGGCTGAACGAAATTCTCGAGATGCGGATCACCGAGCGGACGGCGCAGCTCGAATCCAGCGAAGCCCAGATGCGGGCAATCTTCGAGACCAGCCATCAATATCAGGCGTTGCTCAACCAGCACGGCGAGGTGCTCTATGCCAACAGGACGGCGTTGGCCGGCATCCACGCCGACGCCGGCGCGGTGGTCGGCCAGCCGTTCTGGGAAACGCCATGGTTTGCCACGACCCCCGGCATGCGCGACGCCGTCCGCGACGCCTTCATCACGGTCATGCAGGGCGAAGAGGTCAAGATTGAAATGCTGCTGCACCTGCCGATCGGCGACCGCTATTTCGATTTCGCGATGCGCCCGCTGCACGACCGGCGCGGCACCGTCATCGGGGCAGTGCCGGAGGCCATCGACGTCACCGAGCGCCGCCAGGGCGAGGAAGCGCTTCGCCAGTCGCAGAAGATGGAAGCGGTCGGACAGTTGACCGGCGGCGTGGCGCACGATTTCAACAACCTGTTGACCATCATCCGCTCCGCAACCGATTTCCTGCGCCGCCGCGAGTTGCCGGAAGAGCGGCGCCGGCGCTATATCGACGCGATCGCCGAGACCGTGGAGCGCGCCTCCAAACTGACCGGACAATTGCTGGCGTTCGCCCGCAGGCAGCCGCTCAAGCCGCAGGTGTTCAACGTCGGCACCCAGGTCGAATCAGTCGCGCAATTGATCCGTCCCCTCGTCGGTGCCCGGATCAGGATCGACGTCGAAATCGCCGATCTCAATTGCTTCGCAATCGCCGACGTTGCGCAATTCGAAACCGCGCTGATGAATCTCGCCGTCAACAGCCGCGATGCCATGGACAGCGAGGGCCGGCTGACCATTCAGGTCCGCAAGGTGGATGCGATTCCGCCGCTGCGTACCCAGCCCGCCCGCCGCGGCGACTTCGTCGCCATCACCGTGACCGACACCGGCTGCGGCATTGCCCCTGCCCTGCTCGAGACGATCTTCGAGCCGTTCTTCACCACCAAGGAAGTCGGCAAGGGCACCGGCCTCGGGCTGAGCCAAGCGTTCGGTTTTGCCAAGCAATCCGACGGCGATATCGCAGTTGCAAGTGAGCCCGGCCAGGGTGCGACGTTCACGATCTACCTGCCGCAGGCCGCGGTGCCGGCCGATACGAGTGAAGCCGCCGCGACCGCCAGCGAGCCTGCTGCCCGCGGCCGCGGCTACCGCGTCCTCGTCGTCGAGGACAATGACGACGTCGGCCAGTTCTCCACCGAACTGTTGGAAGATCTCGGCTACACCGTGCGCCGCGTCGCCAGCGCGGACGCCGCGCTCGCAATCCTGGCCGAGGACGAGTTTTCCGCCGACCTGGTGTTTTCCGACGTCATCATGCCCGGGATGAACGGCGTCGAGCTCGCCGGCATCGTGCGCGAACGCTATCCCGGCCTGCCCGTGGTGCTGACCAGCGGCTACAGCAACGTGCTGGCGGAGAGCGCCCACCGCGGCTTCGAGCTGATCCAGAAACCCTATTCGGTGGAACTGCTGTCGCGAATTCTCAGGAAGGCGATTTCCGAGGCGCGCCGCTAG
- a CDS encoding acetyl/propionyl/methylcrotonyl-CoA carboxylase subunit alpha encodes MFKRILIANRGEIACRVIKTARRMGIETVAVYSEADRDALHVEMADKAVLIGPPAAAESYLLIDRIIDACRKTGAEAVHPGYGFLSEREAFPRELAKAGIVFIGPNPGAIAAMGDKIESKKAAAKAKVSTVPGHLGVIEDEKHAVKIADEIGYPVMIKASAGGGGKGMRIAYSKKEVVEGFNLAKAEAKSSFGDDRVFIEKFIVDPRHIEIQVLGDKHGNVIHLGERECSIQRRNQKVIEEAPSPLLDETTRRRMGEQAVALAKAVNYDSAGTVEFVAGQDKSFYFLEMNTRLQVEHPVTELVTGIDLVEQMIRVAAGEKLSITQKDVTLTGWAVESRVYAEDPFRNFLPSIGRLVKYRPPAEASQDGVTIRNDTGVQEGGEISIHYDPMIAKLVTHAPSRAAAIEAQATALDAFYVDGIRHNIPFLSALMNHPRWREGKLSTGFISEEFPKGFSAHPPEGEIARRLAAVGAAIDHVLGERKRQISGQLTGRLVQRERRRAVWLGRDEIALDVAREADGIAVRFIGADGLPGNPHNLISSWTPGEPVWHGTIDGHLVAMQVRAIPNGFRLAHQGFEVAVNVFTESEAAAARLMPVNSAADTGKKLLCPMPGLVVSIAVAEGQEVKSGETLAVVEAMKMQNVLRAERDGTVKKIHAAAGATLAVDALILEFA; translated from the coding sequence ATGTTCAAGAGAATTCTGATCGCAAATCGCGGCGAGATCGCCTGCCGGGTCATCAAGACTGCGCGCCGAATGGGGATCGAGACGGTCGCGGTGTATTCCGAAGCGGACCGCGATGCGCTCCACGTCGAAATGGCGGATAAGGCCGTGCTGATCGGCCCGCCGGCGGCCGCCGAGAGCTATCTGTTGATCGACCGGATTATCGATGCCTGCCGCAAGACCGGCGCAGAGGCCGTGCATCCCGGTTATGGCTTTCTTTCCGAGCGCGAGGCGTTTCCGCGCGAGCTCGCCAAGGCGGGTATCGTCTTCATCGGCCCCAATCCCGGCGCCATTGCCGCGATGGGCGACAAGATCGAATCCAAGAAGGCCGCCGCGAAGGCAAAAGTCTCGACCGTGCCGGGACATCTCGGTGTGATCGAGGACGAAAAGCACGCGGTGAAGATCGCCGACGAGATCGGCTACCCCGTGATGATCAAGGCCTCCGCCGGCGGCGGCGGCAAGGGCATGCGGATCGCGTACTCGAAGAAGGAAGTCGTCGAGGGCTTCAATCTCGCCAAGGCGGAAGCGAAATCCTCGTTCGGCGACGACCGCGTCTTCATCGAAAAGTTCATCGTCGATCCCCGCCACATCGAAATACAGGTGCTCGGCGACAAGCATGGCAATGTGATCCATCTTGGCGAGCGCGAATGCTCGATCCAGCGCCGTAACCAGAAGGTCATCGAGGAAGCGCCGTCGCCGCTGCTCGACGAAACCACCCGCCGCAGGATGGGTGAGCAGGCAGTGGCACTGGCGAAGGCGGTGAATTACGATTCGGCCGGCACCGTCGAATTCGTCGCCGGCCAGGATAAGAGCTTTTACTTCCTGGAGATGAACACCCGTCTGCAGGTCGAGCATCCCGTCACCGAACTGGTCACGGGCATCGACCTGGTCGAGCAGATGATCAGGGTCGCGGCCGGCGAGAAGCTTTCCATCACTCAGAAGGACGTCACGCTGACCGGCTGGGCCGTGGAATCGCGCGTCTATGCCGAGGATCCCTTCCGCAACTTCCTGCCGTCGATCGGCCGGCTGGTGAAATACCGGCCGCCGGCGGAAGCGAGCCAGGACGGCGTTACCATCCGCAACGACACCGGTGTGCAGGAGGGCGGCGAGATCTCGATCCATTACGATCCGATGATTGCCAAGCTCGTGACGCACGCGCCGTCACGAGCCGCCGCGATCGAGGCACAGGCCACGGCGCTCGACGCGTTCTACGTCGACGGCATCCGTCACAACATTCCGTTCCTGTCGGCGCTGATGAACCATCCGCGCTGGCGCGAAGGCAAGCTTTCCACCGGCTTCATATCAGAGGAATTTCCAAAAGGGTTTTCGGCGCATCCGCCGGAAGGCGAGATCGCGCGGCGGCTGGCCGCCGTGGGTGCCGCGATCGATCACGTGCTCGGCGAGCGCAAGCGCCAGATTTCCGGTCAGTTGACCGGCCGCCTGGTGCAGCGTGAACGTCGCCGCGCGGTGTGGCTCGGCCGCGACGAAATCGCGCTGGACGTGGCGCGCGAGGCCGACGGCATCGCGGTGCGTTTCATCGGCGCCGATGGCCTGCCGGGCAATCCGCACAACCTGATCTCGAGCTGGACGCCGGGCGAGCCGGTCTGGCACGGCACCATCGACGGCCACTTGGTCGCAATGCAGGTACGCGCAATCCCGAACGGCTTCCGCCTCGCGCACCAAGGCTTTGAAGTTGCAGTCAACGTCTTCACCGAAAGCGAGGCTGCCGCCGCGCGACTGATGCCGGTGAACTCGGCGGCCGACACCGGCAAGAAGCTGCTGTGCCCGATGCCGGGGCTCGTGGTGTCGATTGCGGTCGCCGAAGGGCAGGAGGTCAAGTCCGGCGAGACGTTGGCCGTGGTCGAGGCGATGAAGATGCAGAACGTGTTGCGCGCCGAACGCGACGGCACCGTGAAGAAGATCCATGCCGCGGCCGGCGCCACACTGGCGGTGGACGCGTTAATTTTGGAGTTTGCGTAG
- a CDS encoding acylphosphatase: MSDAIRHVTISGRVQGVGYRAWVDDTARARDLEGWVRNRRDGRVEALFAGPAEPVTAMISACRRGPSSARVEAVHDDAGNPEMLKLRRAGERFSVLPTI; the protein is encoded by the coding sequence ATGAGCGATGCAATTCGTCATGTCACGATAAGCGGCCGGGTGCAGGGCGTCGGCTATCGCGCTTGGGTCGACGACACGGCACGGGCGCGCGATCTCGAAGGCTGGGTGCGCAACCGCAGGGACGGCCGTGTCGAGGCGTTGTTCGCAGGTCCCGCGGAGCCGGTGACCGCGATGATCTCGGCTTGCCGGCGAGGGCCGTCATCGGCCCGGGTCGAGGCGGTACACGACGACGCCGGCAATCCCGAGATGCTGAAGCTGCGGCGGGCAGGGGAGCGGTTCTCGGTGCTCCCGACGATATAA
- a CDS encoding RNA polymerase sigma factor region1.1 domain-containing protein, which translates to MDLSAIIRRAIEIGDQYGFITFDQIDELVPSSADRLEPEIIEALFEALSVRGINVREA; encoded by the coding sequence ATGGATTTATCAGCGATCATCAGAAGAGCGATTGAAATTGGCGACCAATACGGGTTCATCACGTTTGACCAAATTGACGAGCTCGTGCCGTCATCTGCCGACAGGCTTGAGCCCGAAATCATCGAAGCTCTCTTCGAGGCCTTGAGCGTCCGAGGAATAAACGTCAGAGAGGCGTAA
- a CDS encoding nuclear transport factor 2 family protein, with the protein MDIRSTLTGLCDAFNAHDLDRIMAFFSDDCVLEMPRGSEPWGTRFEGKRNVREALATRFEGLPDVHYGNDEHFVDSTAETGISKWTLTGTTREGTRKEVRGCDFYTFRNGKVIRKDSYWKIVE; encoded by the coding sequence ATGGACATTCGATCGACGCTGACGGGTTTATGTGATGCCTTCAACGCGCACGATCTTGATCGCATCATGGCGTTCTTTTCTGACGATTGCGTCCTGGAGATGCCGCGGGGAAGCGAGCCTTGGGGGACTCGTTTCGAGGGCAAACGGAACGTACGGGAAGCGCTGGCAACACGCTTCGAAGGTCTGCCTGACGTCCACTACGGCAACGATGAGCATTTTGTGGATTCGACTGCCGAGACCGGCATCTCAAAATGGACACTCACAGGCACCACCCGCGAGGGCACGAGAAAGGAGGTCCGAGGTTGTGACTTCTACACGTTTCGCAACGGGAAGGTGATCCGCAAGGACTCCTATTGGAAAATCGTGGAGTAG
- a CDS encoding Crp/Fnr family transcriptional regulator gives MQSFSSNLLLSSFAPPDVEALRPHLRPVVLEHTKILHEAGEKISGVYFPFDAVISLVVLLEGGETVEAAMVGRDGVVGASAALDGKLALNRAIVQIGGHGVVCEPDAFKRVALDRPGMLSMIISHEQTVYGQAQQSAACNILHDSTARLCRWLLRARDLSGNDTLPFTQEFLAEMLGVRRTTVSPVAHTLQAAGMIRYRRGKIEITNVEALRESACECYETVRNNYDRLLGHNRNSEPDHAAPKS, from the coding sequence ATGCAGTCGTTTTCGAGTAATCTGCTGCTGTCGTCTTTCGCCCCGCCGGATGTCGAGGCATTGCGGCCTCACCTCAGGCCTGTCGTGCTGGAGCACACCAAGATCCTGCATGAAGCCGGGGAGAAGATTAGCGGGGTCTACTTTCCATTCGATGCGGTGATTTCGCTCGTGGTGCTGCTTGAGGGCGGAGAAACCGTTGAAGCCGCCATGGTTGGCCGCGATGGTGTCGTCGGCGCTTCGGCGGCTTTGGACGGCAAGCTGGCCCTCAATCGCGCGATCGTTCAAATCGGCGGACATGGTGTGGTGTGTGAGCCCGACGCATTCAAGCGCGTGGCGCTCGACCGCCCGGGCATGCTTTCGATGATCATCAGTCACGAGCAGACGGTTTATGGCCAGGCGCAGCAGTCCGCCGCCTGCAACATCCTCCACGATTCGACGGCGCGGCTGTGCCGTTGGCTGCTGCGTGCGCGCGACCTCTCAGGAAACGATACGCTCCCTTTCACGCAGGAGTTTCTCGCGGAGATGCTGGGTGTCCGGCGAACCACCGTTTCCCCGGTGGCGCATACGCTGCAAGCTGCAGGAATGATCCGATACCGGCGAGGCAAGATCGAGATCACAAACGTCGAAGCGCTACGGGAAAGCGCCTGCGAGTGCTATGAGACAGTTCGTAACAATTACGATCGATTGCTGGGGCACAACCGCAATAGCGAGCCTGATCACGCAGCTCCGAAGAGTTGA
- a CDS encoding diguanylate cyclase gives MTSTSLVIAFALVMTACILGVMAWKVLDAKKAALASGRSEIQNLAHSLSEHASHTIQAVDIAMGGMVDLLKYRDPDPDRFNRYLAETAKTLPQLRSIGVTDAKGNWTYSSLAETPRQTVSDRSYFAYHRDKPDNTLRISELMQSRVDEQPSMIVLSKRITKLDGSFGGVVAAAIEKDYLNSFYRTFQLGPDGGISLIRNDGALLMRWPQSDKSTDLSKTDLFRKHLKQSSVGYYKIISPFDGIVKHLGYEETPHYPMVVTVAISEDWLLSEWWKGLRTDAIVAGVLLCMILMLAALVALQFRFRSKTERALREREAHYRLLANNIADIIILIDANSLLRYVSRSAEPVLGLRPKDLVGKSCFDLVHPDDRDSVKAATIRLDGADSVSTVVFRHYRGDGTLAWVESKFKMASATSDPARTEFLCVIRDVTERKRMEDELTQLNRRLTQLAATDGLTGLTNRRTFDGFLRREYGACEEISVLLLDIDNFKGYNDTYGHQAGDRCLQAVAKAIGNATDNTSGLSARYGGEEFAVVLPNSSGDDALKIAESIRLTVRALGIPNTASSRGHITISAGVAAKTRSTIDEAALVGEADIALYEAKRLGRNRSIVYSSVDLQYVDSASIQHDGEFAPGERTH, from the coding sequence GTGACATCGACGTCCCTGGTCATCGCCTTTGCGCTGGTCATGACCGCCTGCATCCTCGGCGTCATGGCCTGGAAGGTGCTCGACGCCAAGAAGGCGGCGCTGGCGAGCGGCCGCTCCGAGATCCAGAACCTCGCGCATTCGCTTTCCGAGCATGCCTCGCACACCATCCAGGCGGTCGATATCGCGATGGGCGGGATGGTCGACTTGCTGAAATACAGGGATCCCGATCCAGACCGGTTCAACAGATACCTCGCTGAAACGGCGAAAACGCTGCCCCAATTGCGGAGCATCGGCGTCACAGATGCCAAGGGCAACTGGACTTATTCGTCATTGGCGGAGACACCGCGCCAAACCGTCTCGGATCGCAGCTATTTCGCCTACCATCGTGACAAACCGGACAACACGCTTCGGATCAGCGAACTGATGCAATCCCGTGTGGACGAGCAACCCTCCATGATCGTTCTTTCGAAACGCATCACCAAGCTCGACGGCAGCTTTGGCGGGGTCGTCGCAGCAGCGATCGAAAAGGATTACCTCAATAGCTTTTACCGGACATTCCAGCTCGGCCCCGACGGCGGCATCAGCCTGATACGGAATGATGGTGCGCTCCTGATGCGCTGGCCGCAGTCGGACAAGAGCACGGATCTCTCCAAGACCGACCTATTCAGGAAGCATCTCAAGCAAAGTTCTGTCGGATACTACAAGATCATCTCGCCGTTCGACGGCATCGTGAAGCACCTTGGCTATGAGGAGACACCGCACTACCCGATGGTGGTCACCGTGGCCATATCGGAAGACTGGCTGCTTTCCGAATGGTGGAAGGGATTGCGGACCGACGCCATCGTCGCCGGCGTTCTGCTCTGCATGATCCTGATGCTGGCGGCGTTGGTTGCCCTGCAATTCCGCTTCCGCAGCAAGACGGAGCGCGCGCTGCGCGAGCGCGAGGCGCATTATCGCCTGCTGGCCAACAACATCGCCGATATCATCATCCTCATCGATGCCAACAGCCTGCTCCGCTATGTTTCCCGATCGGCCGAGCCGGTGCTGGGATTGCGTCCAAAAGATCTGGTCGGCAAGTCATGCTTCGACCTGGTCCATCCCGACGACAGGGACAGCGTCAAAGCGGCGACCATCCGGCTCGACGGCGCCGATAGCGTCAGTACGGTCGTGTTTCGGCACTATCGGGGCGACGGGACGCTGGCGTGGGTGGAAAGCAAGTTCAAGATGGCCTCCGCAACCAGCGACCCGGCGCGGACGGAATTCCTCTGCGTCATCCGCGATGTGACTGAACGGAAGCGGATGGAGGATGAGCTGACCCAGCTCAACCGCCGCCTCACCCAGCTCGCCGCGACTGACGGGCTGACCGGGCTCACCAACCGCCGCACCTTCGATGGCTTCCTGCGGCGCGAATACGGAGCCTGCGAAGAGATTTCGGTGCTGCTGTTGGATATCGACAATTTCAAGGGCTACAACGACACCTACGGGCACCAGGCCGGCGACCGTTGCCTGCAGGCGGTTGCAAAAGCCATCGGCAATGCGACCGACAACACGTCAGGCCTGTCCGCGCGCTATGGCGGCGAGGAATTCGCCGTCGTATTGCCGAACAGCTCGGGAGACGATGCCTTGAAGATTGCCGAATCCATCCGGCTGACGGTTCGGGCGCTCGGCATTCCGAACACGGCCTCGAGCCGAGGCCACATTACCATCAGTGCAGGCGTTGCCGCAAAAACCCGTTCGACGATCGACGAGGCCGCGCTGGTGGGAGAAGCCGACATCGCCCTCTACGAGGCAAAGCGCCTCGGCCGCAACCGCAGCATCGTGTATTCCTCAGTCGACTTGCAATATGTCGACAGCGCCTCCATCCAGCACGACGGCGAGTTCGCGCCGGGCGAACGGACGCATTAG
- a CDS encoding thermonuclease family protein: MRSRIFLVAALLSIALPASQSLAATATIRDGSSLQLGNITYRLDGIDAPTVDQLCIDQNADSWTCGIEARDQLTKLIGGKQVRCDDLGPDPTYKKRRIGVCKIEGDRTSLSQLLVRNGFALNVEVSASGRFQVDEARAKDDRQGLWKGCFVAPREFRAGKKDAPLLGAACRVDRDREIREALFPEDLVMPANCNIKGRYAVRARVTGNLGIYHLQACRSYPGLTKPDRWFCSEEDAQAAGFRRAYNCRSTTKSK, from the coding sequence ATGCGGTCACGAATTTTTCTGGTTGCGGCGTTGCTGTCGATCGCCCTTCCGGCCAGCCAGAGTTTGGCCGCAACGGCCACCATTCGAGATGGCAGCTCGCTTCAGCTCGGCAACATTACCTACCGGCTCGACGGCATCGATGCGCCCACCGTTGATCAACTCTGCATCGATCAGAATGCCGATAGCTGGACCTGCGGGATTGAGGCGCGCGATCAACTGACCAAGTTGATCGGCGGCAAACAGGTTCGCTGCGACGATCTGGGTCCCGATCCTACTTACAAGAAACGGCGCATCGGCGTGTGCAAGATCGAGGGCGACAGGACCAGTTTGAGCCAACTCCTTGTCCGCAACGGCTTTGCACTGAATGTCGAAGTCTCCGCCAGCGGTCGCTTCCAGGTGGACGAGGCCCGCGCCAAGGACGACCGCCAGGGACTCTGGAAAGGCTGCTTCGTCGCGCCGCGCGAGTTCCGCGCCGGGAAGAAAGACGCTCCCTTGCTCGGCGCCGCGTGCCGCGTCGATCGCGACCGCGAAATCCGCGAGGCGCTGTTCCCCGAGGATCTCGTGATGCCGGCGAATTGCAACATCAAGGGGAGGTACGCGGTGCGCGCGCGCGTCACCGGGAACCTTGGCATCTACCACCTGCAGGCATGCCGCTCCTATCCGGGACTGACCAAGCCGGATCGCTGGTTCTGTTCCGAGGAAGATGCGCAGGCCGCCGGGTTCCGCAGGGCCTATAACTGCCGGTCAACCACCAAGAGCAAATGA